The following DNA comes from Nitrogeniibacter aestuarii.
AACTCGGCCATGAAATCCCAGCGACCGTTGGTTGAATGCAGTGTCGCGATCGCCGGTTCGCCGCGCAGGGCCTTGAGCACCGCGTCGGTCGAGCTGCCCTCGACCACAATGCCCATCCACGCCCGAATCCGGTGCGGCTCGGCTTCAGGGCGCAGGCGCACCGTGTAGCCGCTGATCACGCCGGAGTGCTCCAGCCGGCGCAAGCGGTTGAGTACCGTCCCGCGTGCCACCTTCAGCCGCTGGGCAAGTTGGCTGACGCTCTGGCGCGCATCGTCCCGCAGCAGGGCAATGAGCTGCCGATCCGTGTCGTCCAGTTTGTGCAAAGTGTCAGCCATGTCTGCCATTGTGCTCGCAATGGAGGTGGAAGTGGTCAGTGTGCGGTGTTCCGTTTGTCGCGCATTCTGCCCATATTGAATGGAGAACACATCCTCACAGAGATTGCAGCTATGACCACTCACACGAAAGAAGGTGCGCACATCCTGCTGGTCGATCCAGCCTGTTTCGATGTGCACTACGCCATCAACCCCTGGATGTCGCCTGAGGCATGGCAAGCCGATGCGAAGCGCCTCAAGGATGAGGCACGGGCCGGCTTCGATGCGCTCAGGCGCGCGCTCGTGCGCATCGGCTGCCGGGTAACGGTGCTCGATGGCGTGCCCGGCTTGCCCGATATGGTGTTTCCGGCCAACGCGGCCGTGGTGCTCGATGGCGGTGCCCTGATGGCCCGGTTTCGTCATCCCGAGCGTCAGGGCGAGGAGGGGCCTTTTCTCGAGGCCTTCAAGCGCCTCGAAGCGCAGGGGGTGCTGACATCGTTGGCCTTGCTGCCCGAGGGGTGTTTTCAGGAGGGCGCCGGGGACTGTATCTGGGATGCCAATCGCGGCTGCTTCTGGGCGGGATTCGGGCCGAGAAGCGACGCGGCGGCGGCCGGATTCGTCGAGCGCCACTTCGACCGCCCGGTCATACCGCTTGGCCTCGTCACCGAGCGGGCCTATCACCTTGACGTGTGCTTCGCCCCGCTCACGGGGGGCGACGTGCTCTGGTATCCGCCGGCATTCTCGGCCCAGGCGCAGACGACGGTGGTTGAACGGGTCGGCATGTCAAATCTGATTGCGGCCGACGCACAGGATCTGGCGGCATTCAACGTCAATGCCGTGAACGTGGGGCGCGACATCGTCATGGCCCGATGCACCCCGCGTTTGCGTGCGCTCCTGGAGGCAAGGGGCTATCGGGTGCACGACGTGCCACTGGCGCCCTTCATGCTGGCGGGCGGTGGTGCCTTCTGCATGACCTTGCGACTGGATCGAAGCACCGTGCCGCTGGTGGGCCGTGACATCCTGGTCCGGGAGGTGTGCGCATGATGCCCGTGATCGATCTGCCGCAGATGCGTGGCTGGCTCCAGCGCCGGGGCGTGGCGAGCGTGATCGCCGACCTGGTGGAGGCGATCCGAGCCGATTACCTGCGTTGGCCCGAGTTCGAGAAGAGCGCCCGGGTGGCGAGTCATTCCACCGACGGTGTCATCGAGTTGATGCCGACGTCGGACGGCCGGCGCTACGGATTCAAGTATGTGAACGGTCATCCGGCCAACAGTCAGCGTGGCCTTCTGACGGTGACCGGCTTCGGCGTGCTGGCCGATGTGGCCACGGGCTATCCGCTGCTGCTCTCGGAAATGACGCTGGCCACGGCGCTGCGTACCGCGGCCACCTCGGTGCTTGCGGCCTCGGTCATGGCGCGGCCGGGTGCGCGGGTGATGGCCCTGATCGGCAATGGCGCCCAAAGCGAATTCCAGGCGCTTGGTTTTCACCATGTGCTGGGCGTGACGACCATCCGGGCGTTTGACGTTGACCCGAAGGCCACCGCGCGCCTGAAGGCGAATCTGGCCCATGTGGACGGGCTGCGTATCGAGACCTGTCGCGATGTGGCCGACGCGGTGCGCGGCGCCGACATTGTCACCACGGCCACGGCCGACAAGCGGCTGGCGACCATTCTCAAAGAGGCAGATGTGAGGCCGGGGATGCATCTCAATGCCATTGGCGGCGATTGCCCGGGCAAGACGGAACTCGATACAAGGATTGTTGCGCGCGCGCGCGTGGTGGTGGAGTTCGAGCCGCAGACGCGTCTCGAGGGGGAGATTCAGCACATGCCGCCGACTTTCGACGTCACGCCCCTGTGGTCCGTACTGTCGGGCGCCGCGTCGGGGCGCAAGGACGACTCTGAAGTGACGCTGTTCGACTCGGTTGGTTTTGCCCTGGAGGACTTTTCGACCCTCTGCTACCTGCATGAGCAGGTGGAGCGGGGGGCGCTGGGTTCACCGCTGGCGCTGATTCCGGAACTGGATGATCCACGCGACCTGTTTTCGCTGGTGGGTGCGAGCGCCGTATCTGCGCGAAGGGCGGCCTGAAAAGACACCGGCCTCCCGAAGGAGGCCGGCGGCCGGGGTTGGGTGCGAGTCCGCTCAGGCGACGGACTTGGCGGCCTTGGCCGTGGCCTTCAGGGCCGCGTCGGCTGACTTCACCATGTTGGCTTCGGCCAGGCTGACGGTTTCCTTGGCGACCTTGGTGGCTTCGTCGATCGCCTTGGTTGCTGTGGCCATCGCGGTCTTCAGTGCCGAGACCATGGCGTCACCACCGACGGGAGCGGTCTTGGACAGCTTCTCGAGAGCGGCGTCCAGTTCTTTGCTGGCGGCTTCGTACTTGGCGGTCATGACATCACCCATGGACTCACCCAGATCCGATGCGATACCGTAGCAGCCACGGGCATAGCCAATGCTGCTGGCCATGGCCGGCTCAACCATACCGGCAGACAGGGCCGCGAGTTCTTTCGGGTCCTTGGCGCTGCTGAGTTTGGTCATGTTCTTGAAGCTGTCGGTCATGGCCGTACGGCTGGCGTCGAAGGTGAGGCCGGACATACGCTCGAGGGTTTCGAACTGCATGCCCACGAGCGTCACGAACGTGTTGAGGACTTCAGTGCTACCTGCGCTGATTTTGTCAGGGGTCATCATGGTCAAATCTCCTGGATTTTCAATTGAAAGAAGCTTTCTGCTACAGCGCCTTGGATAAAAATGCTGCAGCGCACAATTTCATTCTAGTCAAGAAAATCAGGATGTAAAGCGTTTTTTTGTGCACTGCACAAAAAATTTGAGGCCAAATCGGGAAAAGCCCCGCTGCATGCGGATTCCCGCCCGCTTCGGTAAGGAGGCGTAAAACCGGGTGTCGTGCGCTTGAGACGAAACTTTCCGGCTGTTAGCCTCCTCTGACCACACCTATAACAATCATAGAGGGCTTTCATGAAATCGGTGCTTCGGCTCATCGCCGGCCTGTTCGCCATCGTCGTGCTGGTGGTCGTCGCCCTGGCGGCTTATCTGGCCTTCCTCTTCGATGCCAACGATTATCGGGACCAGTTGGTATCGACCGTCAAGGCGCAAACGGGACGGGATCTGACCCTCAACGGCCCGATCAAGCTATCTCTTTTCCCCTGGTTGGGGTTTTCAATCGGCGCGGCGGAGCTGGGCAACGCCCCGGGGTTTTCCGATCGCCCCTTCGCCTCGCTGGCCTCGGCCGAAGCGCGTGTGAAGCTCTTGCCCCTAGTCGGCGGCAATGTCGAAATCGATCGGGTCACCATGAATGGCCTGCAGCTCAGTCTGGAGCGTCGCAAGGACGGGCAGACCAACTGGGCTGACTTTGGTCAGGGGAAGGAGGCGCCGGCGCCGGAATCGACAAGCTCGTCAGGCGATGAGGACCGCGGGGCGACGGGTGCCCTGAGCGTCGGGGGCATTGATGTGACCGACGCGGCTGTACGCTGGACTGACGCGATGGCCGGTACCGACTATCTGCTCAATCAGGTGGACTTTTCGACGGGGAGTATTGAGCCGGCGGAACCCTTCGACTTCAAGGGCGGTTTCGATTTTTCCGTCTCGCAGCCTGCGGCGAACGGGCGGTTGGGCTTCTCCGGCCAAGCCACGCTCGATACCGAACAACAGAAATATACGCTTCGCCAGATGCGTTTCGAACTGAACGCTGAAGGTGCCGGCTTGCCCGGTGGCAAGATCGAAGCCGGCGCACTCGCCGATGTGGTGGCCGACCTGAACGCGGGCACCCTGAGTGTGGGCAACATGAACGTGAAACTCTACGACTTGCTCATCAGTGGTGGGCTGAACGTGGAGGGCCTGCGCGACTCACCCAATTACTCCGGCCGGATCGAGATTGACGGCTTCAATCCTCGCGCGTTGATGGCGTCCATGGGCCTGGATGCACCGGCAACCGCCAACGCCGAGCGCCTCAAGCGCGCCCGCCTGTCGGCCAATGTGTCTGGCACGGCTCAGTCGATGAAGCTGAGCAACCTCGCGGGCAGTCTCGATGACAGTGAAATCAGTGGTTCTCTGGAGGTTGCCAATTTCAGCCGTCAGGCGCTGAGCTTTGACCTGAGCATCAATCAACTGGACGTGGACAGCTATCTGCCGCCTTCGACGGCAGCACCCGAAACGGCCCCCAAACCCGGTGAAGGCGCGGGGGCCGGAGGCGCAACGAAGCCCCTCGATCTGAGAGGTCCGGCAGTCAAAGGCCGCCTGAGAGTTGGGGCGCTCAAGGTCAGTGGATTGAACATGAGCCAGGTGGACACCGGCGTGGCCCTGTCCAACGGAAAGCTGACATTGACCCCGAAGGCGGCCCTGTATGGCGGCCGTCTCGACGCGGACGTCGGCGTGCTTGCACAAGGCAAGACCGAGCAGCTCAGTCTCAACGGTGGTGTCTCCGGGGTTGCGATCGGGGGGCTGTTGCGAGACCTCACCGCCAAGCCGGAACGACTGACCGGCACGGGCAACGTGAGCATGAATCTGGCCGGGCGAGGGCTCGGAGGCGCAGCGCTCAGGTCCACCCTGGATGGTTCGGTGCGTCTTGTGCTCAAGGACGGTGCCGTGAAAGGTGTGAACGTGGCCCAGTTCCTGCGCGAGGCGCAGGCCAGGCTGCAGGGGAGCAACGCCGACACTGCCCAGGGGGCGCAACAGACCGACTTCAGCGACATGAGTGCGACCGTCTCACTCGGTGGCGGAGTGGCCCGCAATTCGGACCTGTCGCTGCGTTCGCCCCTGCTGCGCGTCTCGGGTGAGGGCCAGGCCAATCTGGTGAAGGAGACCATCGACTATCTGGTGAAGGCGTCCGTGGTCGGCACCCTGACGGGGCAGGGCGGCAAGTCGCTTGATGATGTGCGCGGCGTCACGGTGCCGGTGCGTGTCGGCGGCACATTCGCAGCCCCCACCTATCGCCTGGATGTGGAGGCGCTCCTCAAGGAGGCGGCGGGCGCCAGGCTCGAAGAGCAGAAAGCCAAGGTCAAGGAGCAGGTGGACCAGAAGGTGGAAGAGGTACGCGAAAAGGCCAAGGACCAGATCAAGGATGAGCTGAAGAAAGGGCTTGAGGGCCTTTTCAAGTGATCGATTGCCGGGGCTCTGAATATCAAACTTTGTGCCCTGGTCATGCGCTGTCGGTGCACAAGGCCGTCGCTTCATGCTAGGTTTGCACCGGATGACCACCGGATAACCGGACGGGCTTCGATCCAAATTCGAATTTCAGACTTGGGAGGTTAGACATGAGCGATTACGTGGCAGACGTGAAGAAGTACGCTTCGAACGTCGATGAAGCCGTCGTGGACAAGATCGTCAAGTACTGCGGCATTGCCCTGCGTAACAAGGATTCCTCGCTGGTGTCCGCATCGGACAAAGCCGAACTGGATCGTGTCCGCGACGGTTTCGCGAAGAAGAAGCTCGAACTCGAACCCGCCGCGGCTGAAGCCGGTATCGAGAAGGTGTGCGCCACGCTCAAGGGCGTGAATCAGAAGAGCCGCGTGACCTTCTACTACCTGCTGGCCGAAGCGACCGGCACCATGGACAAGCTGCGCTAAGCACTGCTTCGTTCACGAAAAAGCCCCGGCATGCCGGGGCTTTTTTCATGTCGGGGGCAAGAGCACCGTCAGAGGATGACGGTGATTTCCTCGCGGCGCTCCAGATCGGCACCGAACTCGCGCGCATCGAGGTTCAGTGCGTCGGTGGCGGCCACCAGTCCGATGGGGCGCCGGTCCTGATCCACCACCGGTACATGCCGGAAGCCGCCTTCGTACATCATGTGCAGTGCATGGACGAAGGGATGATCGGGCGCGATCGTCATCGGGTTGTGTGTCATGACCTCGGCCACCGGCGTCGCGTCGGCGTCCACGTCGGCGGCCAGCACCGAAAAGGTCGCGTCATGTTCGGTGAAGATGCCCGTGAGGATGCCATGCTCGGTAATCATGACTGCGTTGGCGTCGTGCTTGGCCATCAGATGAACCACGTCTCGAACGCTCTGTTTCGCGTCGGCTACCACCAGATGCTCAGGGCGCATCACGGCATGAATGGGTCGTGTCGGCATATCAGTCTCCTTCCTGCAGCCCTTGATATGGAGCTGTCTCGAGGTGGGTGGCCCGGCGCCGGCTGAGCGTCGGGGGTGATATTCCCGAAGCTTAGAGCGTGCCACTTTCAAATTGATCTAAGTGATTGAAAACAAAAGCGCCCGGGTTGCACTGCAACACGGGCGTCTTTCGTTTTTTGCGCCAATTTGGTGAATGTCCGCACCACAAGGGC
Coding sequences within:
- a CDS encoding Lrp/AsnC family transcriptional regulator, with the translated sequence MADTLHKLDDTDRQLIALLRDDARQSVSQLAQRLKVARGTVLNRLRRLEHSGVISGYTVRLRPEAEPHRIRAWMGIVVEGSSTDAVLKALRGEPAIATLHSTNGRWDFMAELRADSLEAFDRALGRIRAIDGIANTETSILLSTHKV
- a CDS encoding dimethylarginine dimethylaminohydrolase family protein → MTTHTKEGAHILLVDPACFDVHYAINPWMSPEAWQADAKRLKDEARAGFDALRRALVRIGCRVTVLDGVPGLPDMVFPANAAVVLDGGALMARFRHPERQGEEGPFLEAFKRLEAQGVLTSLALLPEGCFQEGAGDCIWDANRGCFWAGFGPRSDAAAAGFVERHFDRPVIPLGLVTERAYHLDVCFAPLTGGDVLWYPPAFSAQAQTTVVERVGMSNLIAADAQDLAAFNVNAVNVGRDIVMARCTPRLRALLEARGYRVHDVPLAPFMLAGGGAFCMTLRLDRSTVPLVGRDILVREVCA
- a CDS encoding ornithine cyclodeaminase; translated protein: MMPVIDLPQMRGWLQRRGVASVIADLVEAIRADYLRWPEFEKSARVASHSTDGVIELMPTSDGRRYGFKYVNGHPANSQRGLLTVTGFGVLADVATGYPLLLSEMTLATALRTAATSVLAASVMARPGARVMALIGNGAQSEFQALGFHHVLGVTTIRAFDVDPKATARLKANLAHVDGLRIETCRDVADAVRGADIVTTATADKRLATILKEADVRPGMHLNAIGGDCPGKTELDTRIVARARVVVEFEPQTRLEGEIQHMPPTFDVTPLWSVLSGAASGRKDDSEVTLFDSVGFALEDFSTLCYLHEQVERGALGSPLALIPELDDPRDLFSLVGASAVSARRAA
- the phaP gene encoding TIGR01841 family phasin (Members of this family are phasins (small proteins associated with inclusions such as PHA granules). Note that several different families of phasins have been named PhaP despite very little sequence similarity to each other.), producing MMTPDKISAGSTEVLNTFVTLVGMQFETLERMSGLTFDASRTAMTDSFKNMTKLSSAKDPKELAALSAGMVEPAMASSIGYARGCYGIASDLGESMGDVMTAKYEAASKELDAALEKLSKTAPVGGDAMVSALKTAMATATKAIDEATKVAKETVSLAEANMVKSADAALKATAKAAKSVA
- a CDS encoding AsmA family protein; this encodes MKSVLRLIAGLFAIVVLVVVALAAYLAFLFDANDYRDQLVSTVKAQTGRDLTLNGPIKLSLFPWLGFSIGAAELGNAPGFSDRPFASLASAEARVKLLPLVGGNVEIDRVTMNGLQLSLERRKDGQTNWADFGQGKEAPAPESTSSSGDEDRGATGALSVGGIDVTDAAVRWTDAMAGTDYLLNQVDFSTGSIEPAEPFDFKGGFDFSVSQPAANGRLGFSGQATLDTEQQKYTLRQMRFELNAEGAGLPGGKIEAGALADVVADLNAGTLSVGNMNVKLYDLLISGGLNVEGLRDSPNYSGRIEIDGFNPRALMASMGLDAPATANAERLKRARLSANVSGTAQSMKLSNLAGSLDDSEISGSLEVANFSRQALSFDLSINQLDVDSYLPPSTAAPETAPKPGEGAGAGGATKPLDLRGPAVKGRLRVGALKVSGLNMSQVDTGVALSNGKLTLTPKAALYGGRLDADVGVLAQGKTEQLSLNGGVSGVAIGGLLRDLTAKPERLTGTGNVSMNLAGRGLGGAALRSTLDGSVRLVLKDGAVKGVNVAQFLREAQARLQGSNADTAQGAQQTDFSDMSATVSLGGGVARNSDLSLRSPLLRVSGEGQANLVKETIDYLVKASVVGTLTGQGGKSLDDVRGVTVPVRVGGTFAAPTYRLDVEALLKEAAGARLEEQKAKVKEQVDQKVEEVREKAKDQIKDELKKGLEGLFK
- a CDS encoding DUF2853 family protein, producing the protein MSDYVADVKKYASNVDEAVVDKIVKYCGIALRNKDSSLVSASDKAELDRVRDGFAKKKLELEPAAAEAGIEKVCATLKGVNQKSRVTFYYLLAEATGTMDKLR
- a CDS encoding CBS domain-containing protein yields the protein MPTRPIHAVMRPEHLVVADAKQSVRDVVHLMAKHDANAVMITEHGILTGIFTEHDATFSVLAADVDADATPVAEVMTHNPMTIAPDHPFVHALHMMYEGGFRHVPVVDQDRRPIGLVAATDALNLDAREFGADLERREEITVIL